Proteins co-encoded in one Flavobacterium sp. M31R6 genomic window:
- a CDS encoding sugar porter family MFS transporter has product MGTKGSSYFISLITLIAALGGFLFGFDMAVVSGIIEPLKLQYGLSSGQEGLFVSCALLGCIVGVGFSGYLSDKIGRKKVLFVSAVLFLISAVGFAFSEAYPVLILFRVLAGMGVGVASNVSPLYISEVAPSHKRGQLVVFYQLAITVGVLAAYISNYFLQGYASLHAADEGHGLINWLFIENVWRGMFVVGVIPALAFCLLLLIVPESPRWLVQYGRNVEALVILTKISGEETVRVELNSIKEMAGHKSGGYKELLRLPLRKLLVLAMVLTALSQFSGINGVIFYGPTILKSAGIVTSDALFYQVILGAANVLFTFIAISKVDTWGRRPLYIVGSLCAAFALALTGFCFMMNITGWFMLFSIILFLLFFAFSLGPLKFVISTEIFPTHIRGTALSMCIMTMWVSDYVVNLLFPMMRDGFGIATTFFIFSFFCILSFLYAKKRLFETKGKSLEEIEKEWNSDLKAEKELSVNKMEVLEEIK; this is encoded by the coding sequence ATGGGAACAAAAGGATCAAGCTATTTTATATCGCTTATTACACTGATTGCGGCTTTAGGCGGATTTTTATTCGGTTTTGATATGGCCGTGGTAAGCGGTATTATTGAACCATTGAAATTGCAATACGGATTATCATCAGGACAGGAAGGACTATTCGTTTCTTGCGCTTTGTTGGGTTGCATTGTCGGAGTGGGTTTTTCGGGTTATCTCAGCGATAAAATTGGAAGAAAAAAAGTATTGTTTGTTTCTGCCGTATTATTCTTGATCAGTGCTGTAGGTTTTGCATTTTCAGAGGCATATCCAGTGTTGATTTTGTTCCGAGTTCTTGCCGGTATGGGTGTTGGAGTGGCTTCGAATGTGTCTCCACTTTATATTTCTGAGGTGGCACCTTCTCATAAACGCGGACAGTTAGTAGTCTTTTATCAACTTGCTATTACGGTTGGAGTTTTGGCAGCTTATATTAGTAATTATTTTTTACAAGGTTATGCCTCTTTGCATGCAGCAGATGAAGGTCATGGTTTAATAAATTGGTTATTTATTGAAAATGTATGGCGCGGAATGTTCGTCGTAGGTGTTATTCCTGCATTAGCATTTTGTTTGTTATTACTGATAGTTCCCGAAAGTCCACGTTGGCTGGTACAATATGGCAGAAACGTCGAAGCTTTGGTTATTCTCACTAAAATAAGTGGTGAGGAGACCGTACGTGTGGAACTCAATTCCATCAAAGAAATGGCCGGTCACAAATCAGGAGGTTATAAAGAATTGTTGCGTTTACCGTTGCGTAAATTACTAGTTTTGGCTATGGTACTTACCGCTTTGTCACAGTTTAGTGGTATCAATGGCGTAATTTTTTATGGCCCCACTATTTTAAAATCAGCTGGAATTGTTACCAGTGACGCCTTGTTTTATCAGGTGATATTGGGTGCAGCTAATGTGCTTTTTACTTTTATCGCCATTTCGAAAGTAGATACCTGGGGACGCCGACCTTTGTACATTGTTGGTTCACTTTGTGCCGCTTTTGCATTGGCATTGACAGGCTTTTGTTTTATGATGAATATAACAGGTTGGTTCATGCTGTTTAGCATCATTTTGTTCCTTTTGTTTTTTGCCTTTTCACTTGGACCTTTAAAATTTGTCATCTCAACAGAAATTTTTCCAACACATATCAGAGGGACTGCTTTGTCGATGTGTATTATGACGATGTGGGTTTCTGACTATGTTGTGAATTTGTTATTTCCAATGATGAGAGACGGATTCGGAATCGCAACTACATTCTTTATTTTCTCTTTCTTTTGTATCCTTTCTTTTTTATATGCAAAGAAGAGATTGTTTGAAACCAAAGGAAAAAGTTTGGAAGAAATTGAAAAAGAATGGAATTCTGATTTGAAGGCAGAAAAGGAATTGTCCGTAAATAAAATGGAAGTTTTGGAAGAAATTAAATAA
- a CDS encoding sugar phosphate isomerase/epimerase produces MRIQFFYPRWGSEDIDWEHFCQKVKQAGYDGVEAPVPESHDEQKVILKALKNNDLKLIGQYYQSFEKDFEKHKFNYARELHVLASAQPVKINAQTGKDYFSFEQNAELFAIANRITQETGITICHETHRNKALFAAHITYDFLKKLPELKITADFSHWCNVAESLLEDQEEALALACKQVGHLHSRVGHSQSAQVIDPRLPEFKNELEAHLKWWDAIVKDYQDNKDEALTITTEFGPAPYMVHLPFTNKPIASQWDINIHMMHLLKERYCKKKMLFISFKNI; encoded by the coding sequence ATGAGAATACAATTTTTTTATCCGAGATGGGGTTCAGAAGATATTGATTGGGAGCATTTTTGCCAAAAAGTAAAGCAGGCTGGATATGATGGGGTAGAAGCGCCAGTGCCAGAATCTCATGATGAGCAAAAGGTAATTTTGAAAGCTTTGAAAAATAATGATCTAAAGCTAATTGGTCAATATTATCAGTCTTTTGAGAAGGATTTTGAAAAACACAAATTTAATTATGCCAGGGAGTTGCATGTATTGGCTTCAGCCCAGCCAGTAAAAATTAATGCACAAACTGGGAAAGATTATTTCAGTTTTGAACAGAATGCCGAATTATTTGCCATTGCCAATAGAATTACCCAGGAAACGGGTATTACTATTTGTCATGAAACGCATCGGAATAAGGCTTTGTTTGCAGCTCATATTACTTACGATTTTTTGAAAAAGTTGCCTGAATTAAAAATAACAGCCGATTTTTCGCATTGGTGTAATGTCGCCGAAAGTTTGCTCGAAGATCAGGAGGAGGCTCTTGCTTTGGCCTGCAAACAAGTTGGACATCTGCACTCAAGGGTGGGACATTCGCAAAGTGCGCAAGTAATTGATCCTCGATTACCGGAATTTAAAAACGAATTGGAAGCGCACTTAAAATGGTGGGACGCAATTGTAAAAGATTATCAGGATAATAAAGATGAAGCATTAACGATTACCACCGAATTTGGTCCTGCACCGTATATGGTTCATTTGCCATTTACAAATAAGCCTATAGCAAGCCAATGGGATATTAATATACACATGATGCATTTACTGAAAGAGAGATATTGTAAAAAAAAAATGCTTTTTATAAGCTTTAAAAATATATAG